The following are from one region of the Sardina pilchardus chromosome 4, fSarPil1.1, whole genome shotgun sequence genome:
- the LOC134078948 gene encoding zinc-binding protein A33-like: MVRYSHFKAVLNKYEFSLLCGSESKPTAALTPECYSRARRTLQDPERVPGALINVAKHLGNLKFRVWKKMREVVKYTPVTLDPNTAHGSLNISEGLTSMKYTDDWSQLPDNPERFDVWANVLGSEGFNSGTHFWDVQVGDNTDWDVGVLTESANRKGDIDNWSGVWYVVYKDGKYYTVSTPQPESLLIVKTKPQRIRVKLDWDKGKVSLYDLDNITHLHTFMHTFTERVFPFFGSQCVRFPLRILPMKTSVRISQ; the protein is encoded by the exons ATGGTTAGATATAGCCACTTCAAGGCAGTCCTGAATAAATACGAAT tctctcttctctgtggttctgaatccaaacccacagcagcactgactcctgaatgttattccagagcccggcgcacactgcaggatccagagagagttccaggagctctgatcaatgtggcaaaacacctgggcaacctgaagttcagagtctggaAGAAGATGCGTGAGGTTGTGAAATACA CccctgtgactctggatcccaatACTGCACATGGAAGCCTCAACATATCCGAGGGGCTGACCAGCATGAAATACACTGATGACTGGTCAcagcttcctgataacccagagCGATTTGATGTTTGGGCCAATGTATtgggctctgagggcttcaATTCAGGGACTCACTTCTGGGATGTACAGGTTGGGGACAACACTGATTGGGACGTTGGTGTTTTGACCGAGTCAGCCAATAGGAAGGGAGATATTGATAATTGGAGTGGAGTTTGGTATGTAGTCTATAAAGATGGTAAATATTACACTGTTTCTACCCCACAGCCAGAGAGTTTGCTTATAGTGAAGACAAAACCCCAGAGGATCAGGGTTAAGCTGGACTGGGACAAAGGGAAGGTGTCCCTATATGACCTTGATAATATtactcatttacacacattcatgcacactttcactgagagagtgtttccattCTTTGGTTCTCAATGTGTGCGTTTTCCACTGAGGATCTTACCAATGAAGACCTCAGTTAGAATCAGTCAGTGA
- the LOC134078949 gene encoding nuclear factor 7, brain-like → MEKMAFGSFSEDDFSCPVCCEIFKDPVLLTCSHSICAGCLQRFWETKGSRECPVCRTQCSKEMYPLNLVLKNLCEVFQQESSHREPVCSQHHSKLKLFCEDDKQLVCLVCRDSKLHKKHKFSPISEAALEHKVELTILLKTFEEKLETFNKVKILYNKTAQHIKVQAQHSERQIKEEFEKLHQCLQKEEAARVAAVKKDEKQKSQMMKEKIEKMSREISSLSDTIRAIEEDMGAADITFLQVDVFHL, encoded by the exons ATGGAGAAAATGGCCTTCGGGTCCTTCTCAGAGGATGATTTttcctgtcctgtgtgctgtgaaatCTTCAAGGATCCCGTTCTTCTGACCTGTTCTCACAGCATCTGTGCAGGCTGCTTGCAGCGGTTCTGGGAAACCAAAGGATCCAGGGAGTGCCCAGTGTGCCGGACACAGTGCTCGAAGGAGATGTATCCCCTCAACCTGGTTCTAAAGAACCTGTGTGAGGTGTTCCAGCAGGAGAGCAGTCACAGAGAACCCGTCTGCAGCCAGCACCATTCAAAGCTCAAGCTCTTCTGTGAAGATGACAAGCAGCtcgtgtgtttggtgtgtcgaGACTCGAAACTccacaaaaaacacaaattcAGTCCCATCAGTGAAGCAGCACTTGAGCATAAG GTGGAATTAACAATCCTTCTGAAGACCTTTGAGGAGAAACTGGAGACTTTCAATAAAGTTAAAATCCTCTATAATAAAACTGCACAGCACATTAAG GTGCAGGCCCAACACTCAGAGAGGCAGAtcaaggaggagtttgagaagcttcaccagtGTCTACAAAAAGAAGAGGCAGCCAGGGTAGCTGCAGTGAAGAAGGATGAgaagcagaagagtcagatgatgaaggagaagattgagaagatgagcagagagatctcatctctttcagacacaatcagagccatagaagagGACATGGGAGCTGCTGACATCACATTCCTGCAGGTAGATGTTTTTCATTTATAA